A stretch of Thermodesulfobacteriota bacterium DNA encodes these proteins:
- a CDS encoding DUF3800 domain-containing protein produces the protein MRFEIYCDESQPDVFWSRSPKRARFLMIGSLWLPADLRAEVKDAINSLKTEYGFAREIKWHHVSSGHQEFYRGLVDLFLRFDSSLRFRCIAVEGDKVDMARYHESDAELGFYKFYYHLLKNWIEDFSEYRVFCDEKTNRAGGRLRTLRRCLACANLSSNVEFVQALPSHDVVLLQMVDFLLGMASARLNDAVQAGGAKDKVARHLEKALGMRLAHTPRNERKFNIFQIRLNGGW, from the coding sequence ATGCGCTTTGAGATCTACTGCGACGAAAGCCAGCCCGACGTATTCTGGTCACGGTCACCGAAGCGGGCGCGCTTCCTGATGATCGGAAGTCTCTGGCTTCCGGCCGACTTGCGCGCCGAGGTGAAGGATGCCATCAACTCCTTGAAGACGGAGTATGGGTTCGCCCGCGAGATCAAGTGGCATCACGTCAGCAGCGGCCACCAGGAGTTTTACAGGGGCTTGGTCGATCTTTTTCTCCGATTCGACAGTTCCCTTCGATTTCGTTGCATCGCCGTGGAGGGGGACAAGGTCGATATGGCCCGATACCACGAGAGCGATGCGGAGCTGGGCTTCTACAAGTTCTACTACCACCTGTTGAAGAACTGGATTGAGGATTTCAGCGAATACCGGGTCTTCTGTGACGAAAAGACCAACCGAGCAGGTGGCCGGCTCCGGACCCTTCGGCGTTGCCTGGCCTGCGCCAATCTCTCGTCCAACGTTGAATTCGTGCAGGCGTTGCCATCCCACGATGTCGTCCTTCTGCAGATGGTGGATTTCCTCCTCGGCATGGCCTCCGCGCGGCTGAACGACGCCGTGCAGGCGGGCGGGGCCAAGGACAAGGTCGCCCGCCATCTCGAAAAGGCCCTGGGGATGCGCCTGGCCCACACACCGAGGAACGAGCGGAAGTTCAATATCTTTCAGATCCGGCTCAACGGGGGATGGTGA
- a CDS encoding DUF4276 family protein has protein sequence MHFEILVEDLSGKKLLEAVVPRILGPTHTCRVISYKGLGRIPPDMGREADPCRRILLARLPQLLAGYGRAFASYHRNSPAAVIVVCDLDDKCLKAFRQELLRIRSTCYPQPTTRFCVAIEEGEAWLLGDLPAVKAAYPRAKDAVLNTYQPDSICGTWEKLADAVFPGGARQLAAQGWQTVGAEKSRWAEAIAPRMDVESNASPSFRYFRAKLRELAGMPGPPAGGPDAGTG, from the coding sequence GTGCACTTCGAGATTCTCGTCGAGGACCTGTCTGGCAAGAAGCTGCTGGAGGCCGTCGTGCCCAGGATCCTCGGCCCCACCCACACCTGCCGGGTCATCTCTTACAAAGGCCTTGGGCGTATCCCTCCGGACATGGGTCGGGAGGCCGACCCGTGTCGTCGTATCCTCCTGGCCCGCCTGCCCCAATTGCTCGCCGGCTATGGCAGAGCATTTGCCAGCTACCATCGGAACAGTCCGGCTGCCGTCATCGTTGTCTGTGACCTGGACGACAAGTGCCTGAAAGCATTCCGCCAGGAGCTGCTGCGGATCCGGAGCACCTGCTACCCGCAGCCGACCACGCGGTTCTGCGTGGCCATTGAGGAGGGCGAGGCGTGGCTCCTGGGGGACCTGCCAGCCGTCAAGGCCGCCTATCCCCGGGCCAAAGACGCGGTCCTCAACACATACCAGCCTGACAGCATCTGCGGCACCTGGGAGAAACTGGCGGATGCCGTCTTTCCCGGCGGGGCGCGGCAGCTGGCCGCCCAGGGCTGGCAGACGGTGGGGGCCGAGAAGTCGCGCTGGGCGGAAGCCATCGCCCCACGGATGGATGTGGAATCAAATGCCTCGCCCAGCTTTCGGTACTTTCGGGCCAAGCTCCGGGAGCTGGCCGGCATGCCAGGCCCTCCGGCCGGTGGTCCGGACGCCGGCACGGGATGA